The following proteins are co-located in the Bordetella bronchialis genome:
- a CDS encoding CerR family C-terminal domain-containing protein produces MNDTKRGRRPAGSGYARGDETRLRIIEAAIERFGEAGFSGASTRDIAAHAGVNAPALQYYFESKEGLYRACAEHIADSARAAFEPAMRQARAILDGAADADALIDAFVALQDAIADRMLQIPCGPDQRLFFAREQAGHEPPIASDILQERLRKPLNDICLALVARITGTSMDDPKTMVRVFTLHGQLVVFHTAKRGLLSLLGWEQIDAARAALVKETVREQTRALLRMWSAPAA; encoded by the coding sequence ATGAACGACACCAAGCGCGGCCGGCGCCCGGCCGGTAGCGGCTATGCCCGCGGGGACGAAACCCGCCTGCGCATCATCGAGGCCGCCATCGAGCGCTTCGGCGAAGCCGGCTTCAGCGGCGCCTCCACCCGCGATATCGCCGCGCACGCCGGCGTCAACGCGCCGGCGCTGCAGTACTACTTCGAAAGCAAGGAAGGGCTGTACCGGGCCTGTGCGGAACACATCGCCGACAGCGCGCGCGCCGCCTTCGAGCCGGCCATGCGGCAGGCGCGCGCCATCCTGGACGGCGCGGCCGACGCGGATGCCTTGATCGACGCTTTCGTCGCCCTCCAGGACGCCATCGCCGACCGCATGCTGCAAATACCCTGCGGACCGGACCAGCGGCTGTTCTTCGCCCGCGAACAGGCCGGGCACGAGCCGCCCATCGCCTCCGACATCCTGCAGGAGCGCCTGCGCAAGCCGCTGAACGATATCTGCCTGGCCCTGGTGGCGCGCATCACCGGCACGTCCATGGACGATCCCAAGACCATGGTCCGGGTCTTCACGCTGCACGGCCAGCTGGTCGTCTTCCACACCGCCAAGCGCGGCCTGCTATCGCTGCTGGGCTGGGAGCAGATCGATGCCGCGCGCGCGGCGCTCGTAAAGGAGACAGTGCGCGAGCAGACGCGCGCCTTGTTGCGGATGTGGTCCGCCCCCGCGGCCTGA
- the poxB gene encoding ubiquinone-dependent pyruvate dehydrogenase, giving the protein MPRITLADQIAATLAEAGIKRIWGVTGDSLNGLNDSLRRLETIAWMHVRHEEVAAFAAGAEAAVTGRLAVCAGSCGPGNLHLINGLFDCHRSRVPVLAIAAHIPSSEIGLDYFQETHPQELFKECSHYVELVTNPAQMPEVLHRAMRTAILRRGVAVVVLPGDVALLEASAPSAPWPALAPPRVLPADQDVDRLADLLDGSGRVTLLCGAGCAGAHDEVVALADALGAPIVHTLRGKEHIEYDNPCDVGMTGFIGFSSGYHAMLNCDTLLMLGTDFPYRHFYPRQARVIQVDADPAALGRRARLALGIPADVRETLRLVLPRLARKADRGFLDTARRHYADARKALDDLAVPSPRGRAIHPQYLARVVSRLAAEDAIFSVDVGTPTVWAARYLEMNGLRRLLGSFNHGSMANALPQAIGAQAAFPGRQVISLSGDGGFSMLMGDFISLAQLGLPVKVVVVNNGTLGFVAMEMKASGYLDTNTDLRNPDFAAMSNAMGILGIRVEHAEDLESALRQAFAHDGPALVDVLTAKQELVIPPKIKLEQAKGFSLYMLKAIISGRGDEVMDLAQTNWPR; this is encoded by the coding sequence ATGCCCAGGATCACGCTTGCCGACCAGATCGCCGCCACGCTCGCCGAAGCAGGAATAAAACGCATCTGGGGCGTCACCGGCGACAGCCTCAATGGCTTGAACGACAGCCTGCGCCGGCTCGAAACCATTGCCTGGATGCACGTGCGCCACGAAGAAGTGGCGGCCTTCGCCGCGGGCGCCGAAGCCGCCGTGACCGGACGGCTGGCCGTGTGCGCGGGCAGCTGCGGTCCCGGCAATCTGCATCTGATCAACGGCTTGTTCGATTGCCATCGCAGCCGGGTACCCGTGCTGGCCATCGCGGCGCATATCCCGTCCTCCGAGATCGGCCTGGACTATTTCCAGGAGACCCATCCGCAGGAGCTCTTCAAGGAATGCAGCCACTACGTGGAGCTGGTCACCAACCCGGCGCAAATGCCGGAAGTGCTGCACCGGGCGATGCGCACGGCGATCCTGCGCCGCGGCGTCGCGGTGGTGGTGCTGCCCGGCGACGTGGCCCTGCTGGAGGCCTCCGCGCCGTCCGCGCCGTGGCCCGCGCTGGCGCCGCCGCGGGTACTGCCCGCCGACCAGGACGTCGACCGCCTGGCGGACCTCCTGGACGGCAGCGGCCGCGTGACATTGTTGTGCGGCGCCGGCTGCGCCGGCGCGCATGACGAAGTCGTGGCGCTGGCCGATGCGCTGGGCGCGCCCATCGTGCACACGCTGCGGGGCAAGGAACACATCGAATACGACAACCCCTGCGACGTCGGCATGACGGGCTTCATCGGCTTCAGCTCCGGCTACCATGCCATGCTGAATTGCGACACGCTGCTGATGCTGGGAACGGATTTCCCGTATCGCCATTTCTATCCGCGGCAGGCCAGGGTGATCCAGGTCGATGCGGATCCGGCCGCGCTGGGACGGCGGGCGCGGCTGGCGCTGGGCATCCCCGCCGACGTGCGCGAGACCTTGCGCCTGGTGCTGCCGCGCCTGGCGCGCAAGGCCGACCGCGGCTTCCTGGATACGGCGCGCCGGCATTACGCCGACGCGCGCAAGGCGCTGGACGACCTGGCGGTGCCATCCCCGCGCGGCCGCGCCATCCACCCGCAATATCTGGCGCGCGTCGTCAGCCGCTTGGCGGCCGAGGACGCGATTTTCTCTGTCGACGTCGGGACGCCGACGGTCTGGGCGGCGCGCTACCTGGAGATGAACGGCCTGCGCCGGCTGCTGGGCTCCTTCAACCATGGCTCGATGGCCAATGCCTTGCCGCAGGCCATCGGCGCGCAGGCGGCCTTCCCCGGGCGGCAAGTCATCTCGCTGTCCGGCGACGGCGGCTTCTCGATGCTGATGGGGGATTTCATCTCGCTGGCGCAGCTCGGCCTGCCGGTGAAGGTGGTCGTGGTCAACAACGGCACCCTGGGCTTCGTCGCGATGGAAATGAAGGCCAGCGGCTATCTGGACACCAATACCGACCTGCGCAATCCCGACTTCGCCGCCATGTCCAACGCGATGGGCATCCTGGGCATACGGGTGGAGCACGCCGAAGACCTGGAGTCCGCGCTGCGGCAGGCCTTCGCGCACGACGGGCCGGCGCTGGTCGATGTGCTGACCGCCAAGCAGGAGCTGGTCATTCCGCCCAAGATCAAGCTGGAACAGGCCAAGGGATTCAGCCTGTACATGCTCAAGGCCATCATCAGCGGGCGCGGCGACGAGGTCATGGACCTGGCGCAGACCAACTGGCCGCGATGA
- the hmpA gene encoding NO-inducible flavohemoprotein, with protein MLDSNQLAIIRATVPLLETGGEALTTHFYRIMLAEHPEVRPLFNQAHQASGAQPRALANGVLMYARNIERLQALAPLASQIVNKHVSLQVLPEHYPIVGACLLRAIREVLGAETATDEVIAAWAAAYQQLADMLIQAEAAVYEARAHEPGGWRGARPFIVSNKVAESAEITSFYLHPADCGPLLAYRPGQYLGLRLDVDGEEIRRNYSLSRAPDGAQYRISVKREPGGVASNFLHDRVRVGDTLDVFPPAGDFVLEESERPLALISAGVGVTPVLAMLEAALRESQRPVYFIHYARNGQVHAFGDYIDQLAARHAHLRHYVCYEDEAGAARRPDAVGRAHAEQLRKWLPTAADLDAYFVGPKPFMSLMKKTLAALGVPETNARYEFFGPAAAL; from the coding sequence ATGCTCGACTCGAACCAGCTCGCCATTATCCGCGCCACCGTCCCCTTGCTCGAAACGGGCGGCGAGGCGCTGACCACGCACTTCTACCGGATCATGCTGGCGGAGCATCCCGAGGTACGGCCTTTGTTCAACCAGGCCCACCAGGCCAGCGGCGCGCAGCCGCGCGCACTGGCCAATGGCGTGCTCATGTACGCGCGCAACATCGAGCGCCTGCAGGCGCTCGCCCCGCTGGCCTCGCAGATCGTCAACAAACACGTCTCGCTGCAGGTCCTGCCCGAGCACTATCCCATCGTCGGCGCCTGCCTGCTGCGGGCCATCCGGGAAGTGCTGGGCGCCGAAACCGCCACCGACGAAGTCATCGCCGCCTGGGCCGCGGCCTACCAGCAGCTTGCCGACATGCTGATCCAGGCCGAAGCGGCGGTCTATGAGGCGCGGGCGCACGAGCCGGGAGGCTGGCGCGGCGCGCGCCCCTTCATCGTGTCGAACAAGGTCGCCGAAAGCGCCGAGATCACATCGTTCTACCTGCACCCCGCGGACTGCGGACCTTTGCTGGCCTACCGCCCCGGGCAGTACCTGGGCCTGCGCCTGGACGTCGACGGCGAGGAAATCCGCCGCAACTACTCGCTGTCGCGCGCGCCCGATGGCGCGCAATACCGCATCAGCGTCAAGCGCGAGCCGGGTGGCGTCGCGTCCAACTTCCTGCACGACCGCGTGCGGGTGGGCGATACCCTGGATGTGTTCCCGCCGGCCGGCGATTTCGTGCTGGAGGAAAGCGAGCGGCCCCTGGCGCTGATCAGCGCCGGCGTGGGCGTGACGCCCGTGCTGGCCATGCTGGAGGCGGCCTTGCGCGAGAGCCAGCGGCCCGTGTACTTCATCCACTACGCGCGCAACGGCCAGGTGCATGCTTTCGGCGACTACATCGACCAGCTGGCGGCGCGCCATGCGCACCTGCGCCACTATGTCTGCTACGAGGACGAAGCCGGCGCGGCGCGTCGGCCGGACGCCGTGGGCCGCGCCCATGCGGAGCAATTGCGCAAATGGCTGCCCACCGCGGCGGACCTGGATGCCTACTTCGTCGGACCCAAGCCCTTCATGTCGCTCATGAAGAAGACCCTGGCAGCCCTGGGTGTGCCCGAGACCAACGCCCGCTACGAGTTCTTCGGGCCGGCGGCGGCGCTTTAG
- the norR gene encoding nitric oxide reductase transcriptional regulator NorR, with protein sequence MRTQNPLMGAVIPLVSDLARDVPPAERYRRLLDALRALLPCDAVALLRLENDALIPLAMQGLSPDAMGRRFRVAQHPRLHALLEADEAMRFAPDSSLPDPYDGLVEDGGELHVHDCMGCAITVGQRKWGLLTLDALQPGRFSDDDLAVLDVFAGLAAATVAVAARIEQLAVTAEDERRRAESYRLAVAGPARRLTGQSTAFRRFMKDVEMVAASDLTVLVTGETGVGKELVAQALHAGSARAGKPMISVNCAALPDNLIESELFGHVRGAFSGAVQDRRGKFELAHGGTLFLDEVGELPLSAQAKLLRVLQSGQLQRVGSDREHQVDVRLIAATNRDLAEEVRARRMRADFYHRLSVYPLRVPPLRERGRDVLLLAGAFLEENRARLGLGALRLQPETHATLQHYGWPGNVRELEHVISRGVLKALGRHAQRPRILTVTADDMDIEVPGGDPSDGDPSGGDPSGGQRSAAGASGSAPWGGALPGGASSPHGGMPGSGPAGDPPLSLQQTLLAVEQATIESCLARHGNNWSAAARELGVDRANLRRRAARLGIPVQGKPGRPRRARPPAGQP encoded by the coding sequence ATGAGAACACAGAATCCCCTGATGGGCGCCGTCATTCCGCTGGTGTCCGACCTGGCCCGCGATGTGCCGCCCGCGGAACGATACCGGCGCCTGCTCGATGCCCTGCGCGCCTTGCTGCCTTGCGACGCCGTGGCCCTGCTAAGGCTGGAAAACGACGCCTTGATCCCGCTGGCGATGCAGGGCCTGAGTCCCGATGCGATGGGCCGGCGTTTCCGCGTCGCGCAGCATCCGCGCTTGCATGCGCTGCTGGAGGCCGACGAAGCCATGCGATTCGCGCCGGACAGCAGCCTGCCCGATCCCTACGACGGCCTGGTGGAAGACGGCGGCGAGCTGCACGTGCACGATTGCATGGGCTGCGCCATCACGGTAGGCCAGCGCAAATGGGGCTTGCTGACGCTGGATGCCTTGCAGCCCGGGCGCTTCTCGGACGACGATCTTGCCGTGCTGGACGTCTTCGCCGGGCTGGCCGCCGCCACGGTGGCGGTGGCCGCCCGTATCGAACAACTGGCGGTCACGGCGGAGGACGAGCGGCGGCGGGCCGAAAGCTACCGCCTGGCGGTGGCCGGACCCGCCCGCCGGCTGACGGGGCAGAGCACGGCTTTTCGCCGCTTCATGAAGGACGTGGAGATGGTGGCCGCCAGCGATCTGACTGTCCTGGTCACGGGCGAAACGGGCGTGGGCAAGGAGTTGGTGGCGCAGGCGCTGCATGCGGGATCGGCGCGCGCCGGCAAGCCCATGATCAGCGTGAACTGCGCGGCCTTGCCCGACAATCTGATCGAAAGCGAACTGTTCGGCCATGTGCGCGGCGCCTTCTCCGGCGCGGTGCAGGACCGGCGGGGTAAATTCGAGCTCGCGCATGGCGGCACGCTGTTCCTGGATGAAGTGGGCGAGCTTCCCTTGAGCGCGCAAGCCAAGTTGCTGCGCGTGCTGCAAAGCGGCCAGCTGCAGCGCGTGGGGTCCGACCGCGAACATCAAGTGGACGTACGGCTGATCGCCGCCACCAACCGCGACCTGGCCGAGGAAGTGCGCGCGCGCCGCATGCGGGCGGACTTCTACCATCGCTTGAGCGTGTACCCGCTGCGCGTACCGCCGCTGCGCGAACGCGGGCGCGATGTGCTGCTTCTCGCAGGGGCCTTCCTGGAAGAAAACCGCGCGCGGCTGGGCTTGGGCGCCTTGCGCCTGCAGCCGGAAACGCATGCCACCCTTCAGCACTACGGGTGGCCCGGCAACGTCCGCGAACTGGAACACGTGATCAGCCGCGGCGTGCTCAAGGCGCTGGGCCGGCATGCGCAGCGTCCGCGCATCCTGACCGTGACCGCGGACGATATGGATATCGAAGTGCCGGGCGGCGATCCGTCGGACGGCGATCCGTCGGGCGGCGATCCGTCGGGCGGGCAGCGGTCGGCTGCTGGCGCGTCGGGCTCGGCGCCGTGGGGCGGAGCCCTTCCGGGTGGCGCGTCGTCGCCGCATGGCGGCATGCCGGGAAGCGGGCCGGCGGGCGACCCGCCCTTGTCCTTGCAGCAGACACTGCTGGCGGTGGAGCAGGCCACGATCGAGTCCTGCCTGGCCAGGCACGGCAACAACTGGAGCGCCGCGGCGCGCGAACTGGGGGTGGACCGCGCCAACCTGCGCCGCCGCGCCGCCCGCCTGGGCATCCCCGTGCAAGGGAAACCCGGCCGGCCGCGGCGCGCCAGGCCGCCCGCTGGGCAGCCATGA
- the phrB gene encoding deoxyribodipyrimidine photo-lyase — protein sequence MATLIWFRTDLRTQDNPALSAALADGTACALFMPAPGQWRRHGDAPAKIDFWLRNLAELGKRLAALNVPLKFSAVHDWSAAPDALVSFCRLHGIQAVHANAEWGIDEWRRDDAVARRLATEGIAWTVHHGATLLPPGSVLSGKGQCYKVFSPYARVCRERLAAAPPRPAPAPRRQAAMPARADPLPPPRAMLGDAPQPGDGIRALWPAGEDAAARRLRAFIDTAVADYPRDRDLPGVDGTSRLSPYLAAGVISAGACLRAALSANQGEIDSGQAGIRAWITELLWREFYVHLLAAHPALSMHRAMRPETEHVPWRESERDLQAWRDGRTGFPIIDAAMRQLAATGWMHNRLRMMTAMFLSKNLLLDWRKGEAWFMANLVDGDLASNNGGWQWSASTGTDAAPYFRVFNPETQSRKFDPRGSFLRRWLPELAGLDDRAIHAPTDAQRQATGYPARIVDLRESRLRAIEAYAGVAKRRAE from the coding sequence ATGGCCACGCTTATCTGGTTCCGTACCGACCTGCGCACGCAGGACAATCCGGCCCTGTCCGCCGCCCTGGCCGATGGAACGGCCTGCGCGCTGTTCATGCCCGCGCCCGGGCAGTGGCGGCGCCACGGCGATGCCCCGGCCAAGATCGACTTCTGGCTGCGCAACCTGGCCGAACTGGGCAAGCGCCTGGCGGCGCTGAACGTGCCGCTGAAATTCAGCGCGGTCCATGATTGGTCCGCGGCACCCGATGCCCTGGTTTCATTCTGCCGGCTCCACGGCATCCAGGCCGTACACGCGAACGCCGAGTGGGGGATCGATGAATGGCGCCGCGACGACGCCGTGGCGCGCAGGCTCGCCACGGAAGGCATCGCGTGGACCGTCCATCACGGCGCCACCCTGCTGCCGCCGGGATCGGTGCTCTCGGGCAAGGGCCAGTGCTACAAGGTCTTCAGCCCTTATGCGCGCGTCTGCCGGGAGCGCCTGGCCGCCGCACCGCCCCGGCCCGCTCCCGCGCCACGGCGGCAAGCCGCGATGCCGGCTCGCGCCGACCCCCTGCCCCCGCCGCGCGCCATGCTGGGCGACGCGCCGCAGCCCGGCGATGGCATCCGCGCCTTATGGCCCGCGGGCGAGGATGCCGCGGCCCGCCGGCTGCGGGCTTTCATCGATACCGCCGTGGCGGACTATCCCCGGGACCGCGACCTGCCCGGCGTGGACGGGACCAGCCGGCTTTCGCCCTACCTGGCCGCCGGCGTTATTTCGGCGGGCGCCTGCCTGCGCGCGGCCCTGTCCGCCAACCAGGGCGAGATCGACAGCGGCCAGGCCGGCATCCGCGCCTGGATCACCGAACTGCTCTGGCGCGAGTTCTATGTGCATCTCCTGGCTGCGCATCCGGCACTGTCCATGCATCGCGCCATGCGGCCGGAAACCGAGCACGTCCCTTGGCGCGAGTCGGAGCGGGATCTGCAAGCCTGGCGCGATGGGCGCACGGGCTTTCCCATCATCGATGCGGCGATGCGCCAGCTGGCCGCCACGGGCTGGATGCACAACCGCCTGCGCATGATGACGGCGATGTTCCTGAGCAAGAATCTGCTGCTCGATTGGCGCAAGGGCGAGGCCTGGTTCATGGCAAACCTGGTCGATGGCGATCTGGCATCCAACAACGGCGGCTGGCAATGGAGCGCGTCGACCGGGACCGATGCGGCGCCCTACTTCCGCGTGTTCAATCCCGAGACGCAATCGCGGAAGTTCGATCCCCGCGGAAGCTTCCTGCGGCGCTGGCTGCCGGAGCTGGCCGGCCTGGACGACCGGGCCATCCATGCGCCCACCGACGCACAGCGCCAGGCCACCGGCTATCCGGCGCGCATCGTCGATCTGCGCGAAAGCCGGCTGCGCGCCATCGAGGCCTATGCCGGGGTAGCCAAACGCCGGGCGGAATGA
- a CDS encoding biliverdin-producing heme oxygenase yields the protein MDVHATLRNATQQRHERLDSGLRIGSGQADYRDYLAYIAALRGWLEPVEKALWARDWPASLRADRRRDKAARMDSDFQAARALGMQPPPAPPCPDIPDVGRSAAYALGVMYVIEGSQLGGRMMAKRLQQAWPDRQFHYMEGYGADLAVLWKEFMAFLALALQTPQDVDEAVAGACDAFDTLAGWLRARGQYRASATA from the coding sequence ATGGATGTCCATGCCACCCTACGAAACGCCACCCAGCAGCGCCACGAGCGTCTGGATAGCGGCCTGCGTATCGGTTCGGGCCAGGCCGATTACCGCGATTACCTGGCCTATATCGCCGCGCTGCGGGGCTGGTTGGAACCCGTGGAAAAAGCCCTGTGGGCGCGCGATTGGCCGGCGTCGCTGCGAGCGGACCGGCGCCGCGACAAGGCCGCAAGGATGGATAGCGATTTCCAGGCCGCGCGCGCGCTGGGCATGCAGCCGCCACCGGCGCCCCCATGCCCGGATATCCCCGACGTCGGCCGGTCGGCTGCCTATGCCCTGGGTGTGATGTATGTGATCGAAGGCTCGCAACTGGGCGGCCGCATGATGGCCAAGCGCTTGCAGCAGGCCTGGCCGGACCGGCAGTTCCACTATATGGAGGGCTACGGCGCGGACCTGGCCGTGCTGTGGAAGGAATTCATGGCCTTCCTGGCGCTCGCGCTGCAAACCCCGCAAGACGTGGACGAAGCCGTGGCCGGCGCCTGCGATGCCTTCGATACCCTGGCCGGCTGGCTGCGCGCGCGGGGCCAGTACCGGGCGTCCGCTACGGCGTAA
- a CDS encoding response regulator, with amino-acid sequence MILLLEDNDLDAELMMHHLADALPDIALRRAHDRRSYAQALDGGDICLVISDFSLPDIDGWEALSMASGRLPEVPFIFVSGVIGEDLAVKALKTGATDYVLKQRLDRLGGAARRALSEAEDRRERRRVEQALRESETRFRALSDSAPALIWETDASGQVTFVNRHYETMFGMPCEAMLGKGWHRMVYPPDLPVLLGAFDQAVAARAPLQVEIRVVDAGKRLRWLDCRAVPRFDGAGRFLGLTGTNVDVTDAKLARDELEHIVQARTAELLRTNERLLQEMRQRADADAARKQAEEQLRQSQKMEAFGQLTGGVAHDFNNFLTVILGNLETLERQLFSGVGKPDPARLQTAVSHAKQGAQRAAALTQRLLAFARRQPLQPRSVDVNDLIAATTEMLTRMLGEEVDVRNDLQADLWPAHIDPHMMESALLNLAVNSRDAMPEGGEIVIRTRNAVLDETTAGLEPAPGDYVCISVSDTGVGIPEDLMDKVFEPFFTTKDIGVGTGLGLSQVYGFVKQSGGYVRLDSTVGQGTTVHIYLPRQAQAQVHPGERTHSGAMPVAARGETILVVEDDEAVRAHSAAALMELGYAVHQAGDAASALQCLRDRDDIALLFTDVGLPRGMNGRDLADAARQLRPGLPVLYTSAYAEGRLTHDGKLPPGVALIPKPFTFSELAQRVREILDDPAHAGAGEAAGPAAVPARDGMAATAAGGVRVLVVEDDELVRELTAEALMEFGYQVDEAGTGAQALASMEAAGGNVGAAIVDLGLPDMPGKALILKLARRHPGLPIVVASGYGQVDLGADMPAATRVAFIQKPYELDSLYATLKDLGVTP; translated from the coding sequence TTGATTCTGCTGCTCGAGGACAATGACCTGGACGCCGAATTGATGATGCATCATTTGGCGGACGCGCTGCCCGACATCGCCCTGCGGCGGGCGCATGACCGGCGCTCGTACGCGCAGGCCCTGGACGGCGGCGATATCTGCCTGGTCATTTCGGATTTCTCCCTGCCCGACATCGATGGCTGGGAAGCGCTGTCCATGGCGTCGGGCAGGCTGCCCGAGGTCCCTTTCATCTTCGTGTCCGGCGTCATCGGCGAGGACCTGGCCGTCAAGGCGCTGAAAACGGGCGCCACCGACTACGTCCTGAAGCAGCGCCTGGACCGGCTGGGCGGCGCGGCGCGCCGTGCCTTGTCGGAAGCCGAAGACCGCCGCGAACGCCGGCGCGTGGAACAGGCGCTGCGCGAAAGCGAAACGCGTTTCCGGGCGCTGTCCGATTCGGCTCCGGCCCTGATCTGGGAGACCGACGCGTCCGGCCAGGTCACCTTCGTCAACCGCCACTATGAAACCATGTTCGGCATGCCCTGCGAGGCCATGCTGGGCAAAGGCTGGCACCGCATGGTGTACCCGCCGGACCTGCCCGTCCTGCTCGGCGCCTTCGACCAGGCCGTCGCGGCCCGTGCGCCCCTGCAGGTCGAGATCCGCGTCGTCGATGCCGGGAAACGCCTGCGCTGGCTGGACTGCCGTGCCGTGCCGCGCTTCGACGGCGCCGGCCGCTTCCTGGGGCTGACGGGCACCAACGTCGACGTCACCGACGCCAAACTGGCGCGCGACGAGCTGGAACACATCGTGCAGGCGCGTACCGCCGAATTGCTGCGCACCAACGAGCGCCTGCTGCAGGAAATGCGGCAGCGCGCCGACGCCGACGCGGCGCGGAAACAGGCAGAAGAGCAACTGCGCCAGTCGCAGAAGATGGAAGCCTTCGGCCAGCTGACCGGCGGCGTGGCCCACGATTTCAACAACTTCCTGACCGTCATCCTGGGCAACCTGGAAACCCTGGAGCGCCAGCTGTTCAGTGGCGTGGGCAAGCCGGACCCGGCGCGCCTGCAGACCGCGGTCAGCCATGCCAAGCAGGGGGCGCAGCGCGCGGCGGCATTGACCCAGCGCCTGCTGGCCTTCGCGCGCCGGCAGCCCTTGCAGCCGCGCAGCGTGGACGTCAACGACCTGATCGCCGCCACCACCGAAATGCTGACCCGCATGCTGGGCGAGGAAGTCGATGTGCGCAACGACCTGCAGGCCGACCTGTGGCCGGCGCATATCGATCCGCACATGATGGAAAGCGCGCTGCTGAACCTGGCGGTCAACTCGCGCGACGCGATGCCCGAGGGCGGCGAGATCGTCATCCGGACCCGCAATGCCGTGCTGGACGAGACCACCGCCGGCCTGGAACCCGCCCCGGGCGATTATGTGTGCATCAGCGTTTCCGATACGGGCGTCGGCATTCCGGAAGACCTCATGGACAAGGTCTTCGAACCCTTTTTCACCACCAAGGACATCGGCGTGGGGACCGGCCTGGGACTGAGCCAGGTGTATGGCTTCGTGAAGCAGTCGGGCGGCTACGTGCGCCTGGACAGTACCGTCGGTCAGGGCACCACGGTCCATATCTACCTGCCCCGCCAGGCGCAGGCGCAGGTACATCCGGGCGAAAGAACGCACAGCGGCGCCATGCCGGTCGCCGCGCGCGGCGAGACCATCCTGGTGGTGGAAGACGATGAAGCCGTGCGCGCCCATTCGGCGGCCGCGTTGATGGAGCTGGGCTACGCCGTCCACCAGGCCGGCGATGCGGCAAGCGCCCTGCAGTGCCTGCGCGACCGGGACGATATCGCGCTGCTTTTCACCGACGTGGGCCTGCCGCGCGGCATGAACGGCCGCGACCTGGCGGACGCCGCGCGCCAACTGCGGCCGGGCTTGCCCGTCCTGTATACCTCGGCCTATGCGGAAGGACGCCTTACCCACGACGGCAAGCTGCCGCCCGGCGTCGCGCTGATTCCCAAGCCCTTTACCTTCAGCGAGCTGGCGCAGCGCGTGCGCGAGATCCTGGACGATCCGGCACACGCGGGCGCTGGCGAGGCCGCTGGCCCGGCCGCGGTCCCGGCGCGGGACGGCATGGCCGCCACCGCGGCAGGCGGCGTGCGCGTGCTGGTGGTCGAGGACGACGAACTGGTGCGGGAGCTGACGGCGGAAGCGCTGATGGAGTTCGGCTACCAGGTGGACGAGGCCGGCACGGGCGCCCAGGCCCTGGCGTCGATGGAAGCCGCCGGCGGCAATGTGGGCGCCGCCATCGTGGATCTGGGCCTGCCGGACATGCCGGGCAAGGCGTTGATCCTTAAGCTGGCGCGGCGCCATCCGGGCCTGCCCATCGTCGTGGCCAGCGGCTATGGCCAGGTCGACCTGGGCGCGGACATGCCGGCCGCGACACGCGTGGCATTCATCCAGAAACCGTACGAGCTGGACAGCCTGTACGCCACGCTGAAGGACCTGGGCGTTACGCCGTAG
- a CDS encoding response regulator gives MNDLRPILLVEDNPNDIELTLTALRQCNIANEVIVLRDGAEALDYVYRRGTHAGRPVGEPSVILLDLKLPKVDGLEVLERIKSDADHKQIPIVMLTSSKEEKDLVRSYQSGVNSFVVKPVEFSEFFEAIRNLGMFWAILNQPPPLRRDSARIDGREQP, from the coding sequence ATGAACGACCTACGGCCTATCCTGCTGGTAGAAGACAATCCGAACGACATCGAGTTGACGCTGACGGCGCTCCGGCAGTGCAACATCGCCAACGAGGTCATCGTCCTGCGCGACGGCGCCGAAGCGCTCGACTACGTCTATCGGCGCGGCACCCATGCGGGCCGCCCGGTGGGCGAGCCATCCGTCATCCTGCTGGACCTGAAACTGCCCAAGGTGGACGGACTGGAAGTGCTGGAACGCATCAAGTCGGATGCCGACCACAAGCAGATCCCCATCGTGATGCTGACCTCGTCCAAGGAAGAAAAAGACCTGGTGCGCAGCTATCAGTCCGGCGTGAATTCCTTCGTCGTCAAGCCGGTCGAATTCTCGGAATTCTTCGAGGCGATCCGCAATCTCGGCATGTTCTGGGCCATCCTGAACCAGCCGCCTCCTCTGCGCCGGGACAGCGCCCGCATCGACGGCCGGGAACAACCTTGA